In Equus caballus isolate H_3958 breed thoroughbred chromosome 25, TB-T2T, whole genome shotgun sequence, one DNA window encodes the following:
- the TMEM250 gene encoding transmembrane protein 250 encodes MPVMPIPRRVRSFHGPHTTCLHAACGPARASRLARTKYNNFDVYMRARWLYGFIRFLLYFSCSLFTAALWGALAALFCLQYLGVRVLLRFQLKLSVLLLLLGRRRVDFRLLNELLIYAIHVTMLLVGGLGWCFMVFVDM; translated from the coding sequence ATGCCGGTCATGCCCATCCCGCGGCGGGTGCGCTCCTTCCACGGCCCGCACACCACCTGCCTGCACGCGGCCTGCGGGCCAGCGCGCGCCTCCCGCCTGGCGCGCACCAAGTACAACAACTTCGACGTGTACATGCGGGCACGCTGGCTCTACGGCTTCATCCGCTTCCTGCTGTACTTCAGCTGCAGCCTCTTCACGGCGGCGCTCTGGGGCGCGCTGGCCGCCCTCTTCTGCCTGCAGTACCTGGGCGTGCGCGTCCTGCTGCGCTTCCAGCTCAAACTGtcggtgctgctgctgctcctgggccGCCGGCGCGTGGACTTCCGCCTCCTGAACGAGCTGCTCATCTACGCCATCCACGTGACCATGCTGCTGGTGGGCGGCCTGGGCTGGTGCTTCATGGTCTTCGTGGACATGTGA